One segment of Acidimicrobiales bacterium DNA contains the following:
- a CDS encoding GAF domain-containing protein — MLQLRGVIGGVEHTVVLDRLETTLGRAEDNDVVLIDRVTSRHHAVVLHDGGRWWIRDLESRYGLRVNDDVADEADLRPGDVITIGTVDFTVEDVAGEDLAADRSSLGESPDVDAEGADGPAPAAPPGLVRPVAEFADSLGLSRDVEGTPASTPAPEADTTHDAGEAPDDPDHPYSGLAVGYLTRLAHELRTAADVDEAARQTLDVAFHALGVDRGWILFTDAEGQVVDRVARVGDRVQHPDGALPLSMSIVRRVLAERASVATGDMTLDPQAASRSMRAHDIRAAMCAPLWSGDDVSGVIYVDALVPHHPFTAAALDLLTAMANNLAVAVRALRHAQDAEREREARRYLERYHSPTMIEALQHGGVAEDTSALRQADVTVLFADLVGFTSASQELSPAGVARLLDAFFTEAVEAVFDHGGTLDKFIGDAVMAFFGAPVASDDHAEHALRAALDLRFRLARQNQRRVEAGQRPIEIRVALNSGPVVVGDIGSSRRVDYTVLGNTVNVAARLEGVGGPGDIVLGPATRERLPADFPMDFVGEIDLKGLREPLPVWKVATRPT; from the coding sequence GTGCTGCAGCTCCGGGGGGTGATCGGCGGGGTCGAGCACACCGTTGTGCTCGACCGCCTCGAGACCACCCTCGGCCGGGCCGAGGACAACGACGTCGTGCTGATCGACCGGGTGACCTCACGCCACCACGCCGTCGTGCTGCACGACGGCGGCCGGTGGTGGATCCGGGACCTCGAGAGCCGGTACGGCCTGCGGGTCAACGACGACGTCGCCGACGAGGCCGACCTCCGGCCGGGCGATGTCATCACCATCGGCACGGTGGACTTCACCGTCGAGGACGTGGCCGGCGAGGACCTCGCCGCCGACCGGTCGAGCCTCGGCGAGTCCCCCGACGTCGACGCAGAGGGGGCGGACGGACCGGCCCCGGCCGCGCCCCCGGGCCTCGTGCGTCCGGTCGCCGAGTTCGCCGACTCCCTCGGGCTCTCCCGCGACGTCGAAGGGACGCCCGCGTCGACCCCCGCCCCCGAGGCCGACACCACCCACGACGCCGGCGAAGCACCCGACGACCCCGACCACCCCTACTCGGGCCTGGCCGTCGGCTACCTCACCCGCCTCGCCCACGAGTTGCGCACGGCCGCCGACGTCGACGAGGCCGCCCGCCAGACCCTCGACGTGGCGTTCCACGCCTTGGGGGTCGACCGAGGCTGGATCCTGTTCACCGACGCCGAGGGGCAGGTGGTGGACCGCGTGGCGCGCGTCGGCGACCGCGTGCAGCACCCCGACGGCGCGCTCCCCCTCTCGATGAGCATCGTCCGCCGGGTCCTCGCCGAGCGTGCCTCGGTGGCCACCGGGGACATGACCCTCGACCCCCAGGCCGCCAGTCGGTCGATGAGGGCACACGACATCCGTGCCGCCATGTGCGCGCCCCTGTGGTCCGGCGACGACGTGAGCGGCGTCATCTACGTCGATGCCCTCGTCCCCCACCACCCGTTCACCGCGGCGGCGCTCGATCTCCTGACCGCGATGGCCAACAACCTCGCGGTGGCCGTGCGGGCGCTGCGCCACGCCCAGGACGCCGAGCGCGAGCGCGAGGCGCGGCGCTACCTCGAGCGCTACCACTCGCCCACGATGATCGAGGCCCTCCAGCACGGCGGGGTCGCCGAGGACACCTCGGCACTGCGCCAGGCCGACGTCACTGTCCTCTTCGCCGACCTCGTGGGCTTCACGTCCGCCTCCCAGGAGCTCAGCCCCGCCGGGGTGGCCCGCCTCCTGGACGCCTTCTTCACCGAGGCCGTCGAGGCCGTGTTCGACCACGGCGGCACCCTCGACAAGTTCATCGGCGACGCGGTGATGGCGTTCTTCGGCGCCCCGGTCGCCTCCGACGACCACGCCGAGCACGCCCTGCGGGCGGCGCTCGACCTGCGCTTCCGGCTGGCGCGGCAGAACCAGCGCCGGGTCGAGGCGGGCCAGCGCCCCATCGAGATCCGGGTGGCCCTGAACAGCGGGCCGGTCGTGGTGGGCGACATCGGCAGCAGCCGGCGGGTGGACTACACCGTCCTCGGCAACACCGTGAACGTGGCCGCCCGCCTCGAAGGCGTCGGCGGCCCCGGCGACATCGTGCTCGGCCCCGCGACCCGGGAGCGGCTGCCCGCCGACTTCCCGATGGACTTCGTGGGCGAGATCGATCTCAAGGGCCTGCGCGAGCCGCTCCCCGTCTGGAAGGTCGCCACCCGGCCCACCTGA
- a CDS encoding ABC transporter permease subunit, translating into MNWGRVRTVARTDLRQLIQAKDFWMPMGILGSIFFFVVPTILLLAITRVGDINAVQQLSNALEVLPAQAQQAIQGDSPAGRASYAMAVYLFAPVAVVVPLTISTAVGAATIVGERERGTGEFLAHSPANVKEIYLGKLIASLIPGYLTTLVGFGVYSLVVNLIVGPEVGGWFFPTKQWWILMLWVVPPFLALTLSLVLRLSARVKSTAAAQQASGLVTLPLIMVAYSQSTGALFGAGSASIWIGAVAWIIALLGLTRGMRAVTRARLLGVADGI; encoded by the coding sequence ATGAACTGGGGACGCGTCCGCACCGTGGCCCGCACCGACCTGCGCCAGCTCATCCAGGCCAAGGACTTCTGGATGCCGATGGGCATCCTCGGGTCGATCTTCTTCTTCGTGGTGCCCACCATCTTGTTGCTCGCCATCACCCGCGTCGGCGACATCAACGCGGTGCAGCAGCTCTCGAACGCCCTCGAGGTCCTCCCCGCCCAGGCCCAGCAGGCCATCCAGGGCGACTCCCCTGCGGGCCGGGCGTCCTACGCGATGGCCGTCTACCTGTTCGCCCCCGTGGCGGTGGTGGTGCCGCTCACCATCTCGACCGCGGTCGGCGCCGCCACCATCGTCGGCGAGCGCGAGCGGGGCACCGGTGAGTTCCTCGCCCACTCCCCCGCCAACGTGAAGGAGATCTACCTCGGCAAGCTGATCGCCAGCCTGATCCCGGGGTACCTCACCACGTTGGTGGGCTTCGGCGTCTACTCGCTGGTGGTCAACCTCATCGTCGGCCCCGAGGTGGGCGGCTGGTTCTTCCCCACCAAGCAGTGGTGGATCCTGATGCTCTGGGTCGTGCCGCCCTTCCTGGCCCTCACCCTCTCGCTCGTGCTGCGCCTGTCGGCCCGGGTGAAGAGCACCGCGGCGGCCCAACAGGCGTCCGGCCTCGTGACCCTGCCCCTCATCATGGTGGCCTACAGCCAGTCGACCGGGGCGCTCTTCGGCGCCGGGTCCGCCTCCATCTGGATCGGTGCGGTCGCCTGGATCATCGCCCTCCTGGGCCTGACCCGTGGCATGCGGGCCGTGACCCGGGCCCGCTTGCTCGGTGTGGCCGACGGGATCTGA
- a CDS encoding ABC transporter ATP-binding protein, with protein sequence MTLSTAPPDPSPATDSPELAVELRSVSRGFGEVKALDDLTLLAPANSITVLLGPNGAGKTTAIRMITGALDPDEGAVRVFGLDPTVDGEEVRTRCGVVSAKPALYDRLSGWDNLLYSAELYGLGRGEVAATAIRESAARFGIEQALDQQVGGYSTGMKTRLALARSVMHGPDLLLFDEPTSGLDPESSHAVLELIREMADSGSTVVMCTHLLLEAEGLAEQVVVLDAGTDLIAGPPGELTKRFWPNLVVRLDAEDPAGLDCLAGLDGVLAYDRDDRGLAASGAGAAAGAATVQLDDLARVPEIVFALAQQGVRVTRVEPHIPSLEDLYFAVRDGREAFSERGHVKAEEVAA encoded by the coding sequence GTGACCCTCTCCACGGCGCCTCCCGACCCCTCCCCCGCCACCGACTCCCCGGAGCTCGCGGTCGAGCTGCGCTCGGTGTCGCGGGGCTTCGGCGAGGTGAAGGCGCTCGACGACCTCACCTTGCTGGCGCCGGCCAACAGCATCACCGTGCTGCTCGGGCCGAACGGGGCCGGCAAGACCACCGCGATCCGCATGATCACCGGCGCGCTCGACCCGGACGAGGGCGCCGTGCGGGTGTTCGGTCTCGATCCCACCGTCGACGGCGAGGAGGTGCGCACCCGCTGCGGGGTCGTGTCGGCGAAGCCCGCCCTCTACGACCGCCTGAGCGGGTGGGACAACCTGCTCTACTCCGCCGAGCTGTACGGCCTGGGACGTGGCGAGGTCGCCGCCACCGCCATCCGTGAGTCGGCCGCCCGCTTCGGCATCGAGCAGGCCCTCGACCAGCAGGTGGGCGGCTACTCCACCGGCATGAAGACCCGGCTCGCCCTCGCCCGCTCGGTGATGCACGGGCCGGACCTCCTGTTGTTCGACGAGCCCACGTCGGGCCTCGACCCCGAGTCGTCGCACGCCGTGCTCGAGCTCATCCGGGAGATGGCCGACAGCGGCTCGACCGTGGTCATGTGCACCCACCTCCTGCTCGAGGCGGAGGGGCTCGCCGAGCAGGTCGTGGTGCTCGACGCCGGCACCGACCTCATCGCCGGTCCGCCGGGCGAGCTCACCAAGCGGTTCTGGCCCAATCTGGTGGTGCGCCTCGACGCCGAGGATCCCGCCGGTCTGGACTGCCTCGCGGGCCTCGACGGCGTGCTCGCCTACGACCGCGACGACCGGGGCCTCGCCGCCTCGGGTGCAGGGGCCGCCGCAGGCGCCGCCACCGTGCAGCTCGACGACCTGGCCCGCGTCCCGGAGATCGTCTTCGCCCTCGCGCAACAGGGCGTGCGCGTGACCAGGGTCGAGCCCCACATCCCGTCGCTCGAGGACCTCTACTTCGCGGTCCGGGACGGACGGGAGGCCTTCTCCGAGAGAGGCCACGTCAAGGCCGAGGAGGTGGCGGCATGA
- the ruvC gene encoding crossover junction endodeoxyribonuclease RuvC: protein MFVLGIDPGLSRCGYGCVEARPDGPRAVAIGVITTPASEPLPQRLAELQAELRALLVELQPQAVAVERVFFQNNVRTAMSVGQASGLAMAEAVAAGCEVVQYTPNQVKEAVTGHGAADKEMVQTMVQTLLRLPAPPRPADAADAAALALCHLAYEPTRRAVARVAP from the coding sequence ATGTTCGTGCTCGGGATCGACCCCGGCCTCTCGCGCTGCGGCTACGGGTGCGTCGAGGCGCGCCCCGACGGTCCCCGCGCCGTGGCCATCGGGGTGATCACCACGCCCGCGTCCGAGCCGCTCCCGCAGCGGCTGGCCGAGCTCCAGGCGGAGCTGCGGGCCCTCCTGGTCGAGCTCCAGCCGCAGGCCGTCGCCGTCGAGCGGGTCTTCTTCCAGAACAACGTGCGCACCGCCATGTCCGTCGGGCAGGCCAGCGGGCTGGCCATGGCCGAGGCGGTGGCCGCCGGCTGCGAAGTGGTGCAGTACACCCCGAACCAGGTCAAGGAGGCGGTGACCGGACACGGCGCCGCGGACAAGGAGATGGTGCAGACCATGGTCCAGACGCTCCTGCGGCTCCCGGCGCCGCCGCGGCCCGCCGACGCCGCCGATGCGGCCGCGCTCGCGCTCTGCCACCTCGCCTACGAGCCCACACGGCGCGCCGTCGCTCGGGTGGCCCCGTGA
- the ruvA gene encoding Holliday junction branch migration protein RuvA, with the protein MIGSLRGTLLDRGVGGAEVLVEVAGVGYRVTVSPATAVAVGEVGDEVFLHIHHHIREDAQTLYGFPSREERVCFEALLSAHGVGPALALAILSVHDPVGLQQVLADDDLDALCLVPGVGRKTATRLLMELKSRLDLGDLDLTRIEGADGSPGASSRKDVHDALEGLGYGPDEIREVLHDLPAEGDSALLLRVALQRLAVAS; encoded by the coding sequence GTGATCGGCTCGCTGCGGGGCACCCTGCTCGACCGGGGCGTGGGTGGCGCCGAGGTGCTCGTCGAGGTCGCCGGCGTCGGCTATCGGGTCACGGTGTCCCCGGCGACGGCCGTGGCGGTGGGCGAGGTCGGCGACGAGGTCTTCCTCCACATCCACCACCACATCCGTGAGGACGCGCAGACCCTCTACGGCTTCCCCTCCCGTGAGGAGCGCGTGTGCTTCGAGGCGCTGCTGAGCGCCCACGGGGTCGGCCCCGCGCTGGCGCTGGCGATCTTGTCGGTCCACGATCCGGTCGGCCTCCAGCAGGTGCTGGCCGATGACGACCTCGACGCGCTGTGCCTCGTTCCCGGGGTCGGCCGCAAGACCGCCACGCGCCTGCTCATGGAGCTCAAGTCGCGGCTCGACCTCGGCGACCTCGACCTCACCCGCATCGAGGGCGCCGACGGGTCGCCCGGGGCGTCCTCGCGCAAGGACGTCCACGATGCCCTCGAGGGTCTGGGTTACGGCCCCGACGAGATCCGGGAGGTCCTGCACGACCTGCCGGCAGAGGGCGACAGCGCGCTGTTGCTGCGCGTGGCCCTCCAGCGCCTGGCGGTGGCCTCGTGA
- the ruvB gene encoding Holliday junction branch migration DNA helicase RuvB, with protein MLTPQATEDEVAEELADEVGLRPRTLDEFVGQAELKDRLQVILEAARKRGQAADHLLFAGPPGLGKTTLSGIVATEMGVAMHVTSGPALERAGDLAAILTKLDEGDVLFIDEIHRLSRAVEEVLYPAMEDFQLDIVLGKGPAARSIRLDLPRFTLVGATTRTGLITGPLRDRFGLVARLDYYEVDDLDAIVGRTAEILGVPIDGDGRREIASRSRGTPRIANRLLRRVRDFAEVRAEGMVDEATAHAGLALFGVDALGLDKVDRAILSAICGHFAGGPVGLKTLAISVGEPTETVEDVYEPFLIQQGLLMRTPQGRTATPAAWHHLGLAVPPAANRSATPGPGLFDDAPPL; from the coding sequence CTGCTCACCCCACAGGCCACCGAGGACGAGGTGGCGGAGGAACTGGCCGACGAGGTCGGGCTGCGCCCGCGCACCCTCGACGAGTTCGTGGGGCAAGCCGAGCTGAAGGACCGCCTCCAGGTGATCCTCGAGGCCGCCCGCAAGCGGGGCCAGGCCGCGGACCACCTGCTCTTCGCGGGTCCCCCTGGTCTCGGCAAGACCACCCTGTCGGGCATCGTCGCCACCGAGATGGGGGTGGCCATGCACGTGACCTCGGGCCCCGCCCTCGAGCGCGCCGGCGACCTCGCCGCGATCCTCACCAAGCTCGACGAGGGCGACGTGTTGTTCATCGACGAGATCCACCGTCTCTCCCGCGCCGTGGAGGAGGTCCTCTACCCGGCCATGGAGGACTTCCAGCTCGACATCGTGTTGGGCAAGGGGCCCGCCGCCCGGTCCATCCGCCTCGACCTGCCCCGGTTCACGCTCGTGGGGGCCACCACCCGCACCGGGCTCATCACCGGTCCGCTGCGCGACCGCTTCGGCCTCGTGGCCCGCCTCGACTACTACGAGGTCGACGACCTCGACGCCATCGTGGGCCGCACCGCGGAGATCCTGGGCGTCCCCATCGACGGCGACGGCCGGCGCGAGATCGCCTCGCGATCGAGGGGCACGCCGCGCATCGCCAACCGCCTGCTCCGTCGGGTGCGCGACTTCGCCGAGGTCCGAGCCGAGGGCATGGTCGACGAGGCCACCGCCCACGCCGGCCTCGCCCTGTTCGGGGTCGACGCCCTCGGCCTGGACAAGGTCGACCGCGCCATCCTCAGCGCCATTTGCGGGCACTTCGCCGGCGGCCCGGTGGGCCTCAAGACCCTCGCCATCAGCGTGGGCGAGCCCACCGAGACGGTCGAGGACGTCTACGAGCCGTTCCTCATCCAGCAGGGCCTGCTCATGCGCACCCCGCAGGGCCGGACCGCCACGCCAGCGGCCTGGCACCACCTCGGGCTGGCCGTGCCCCCGGCGGCCAACCGGTCCGCCACGCCGGGCCCGGGTCTCTTCGACGACGCCCCGCCGCTGTAA
- a CDS encoding glutamate--cysteine ligase: MHIPFNSSVGPSLGVEVEFELVDRDTRELSSAASAILEEIGAGHPGGEHPKAKHELFECTVEIITGICQTVAEAKADLASTLAEVSERAAARNLDLVCSGTHPFSDWREQTVTDNERYHLLVREMALMAQRLQIFGVHFHVGVRSPEKAVAIANALAGYIPHLLALSASSPFSEGRDTGLASSRSKIFEGLPTAGLPEQIVNWEEFEQFMETLVSAEAIGTVREVWWDIRPHPDFGTVELRMCDGIPTLREVAAMAALAQSLVHWLDTLHDRGYQLPVSREWVLRQNKWRAARHGLDASLIVDDQGACRPIRDVIAELLDELQPIAQRLGCADELKDVHQILQGGASYERQRRVMADEGSLVAVVDSLVRELVEDQPGARR, encoded by the coding sequence CTGCACATCCCCTTCAACAGCTCCGTGGGCCCCAGCCTCGGGGTCGAGGTCGAGTTCGAGCTGGTCGACCGAGACACCCGCGAGCTCTCCAGCGCCGCCTCGGCGATCCTGGAGGAGATCGGCGCGGGCCATCCCGGGGGCGAGCACCCCAAGGCCAAGCACGAGCTCTTCGAGTGCACGGTCGAGATCATCACCGGCATCTGCCAGACCGTGGCCGAGGCCAAGGCCGACCTCGCCAGCACCCTCGCCGAGGTCAGCGAGCGGGCCGCGGCCCGCAACCTCGACCTCGTCTGCTCTGGGACCCATCCCTTCTCGGACTGGCGGGAGCAGACCGTCACCGACAACGAGCGGTACCACCTCCTCGTGCGCGAGATGGCGCTGATGGCCCAGCGGCTCCAGATCTTCGGGGTGCACTTCCACGTCGGCGTGCGCTCGCCCGAGAAGGCGGTGGCCATCGCCAACGCGCTCGCCGGGTACATCCCCCACCTGCTGGCCCTCTCGGCCTCCAGCCCGTTCTCCGAGGGGCGCGACACCGGCCTGGCGTCGAGTCGCAGCAAGATCTTCGAGGGTCTCCCCACGGCCGGTCTGCCCGAGCAGATCGTGAATTGGGAGGAGTTCGAGCAGTTCATGGAGACCCTCGTCTCGGCGGAGGCCATCGGCACCGTCCGCGAGGTGTGGTGGGACATCCGCCCCCACCCCGACTTCGGCACCGTCGAGCTGCGCATGTGCGACGGCATCCCCACCCTGCGGGAGGTGGCGGCCATGGCCGCCCTCGCCCAGTCGCTGGTCCACTGGCTCGACACGCTGCACGACCGTGGCTACCAGCTCCCGGTCTCGCGCGAATGGGTGCTGCGCCAGAACAAGTGGCGGGCCGCCCGTCACGGCCTCGACGCCTCGCTCATCGTCGACGACCAGGGGGCCTGTCGTCCCATCCGCGACGTGATCGCCGAGTTGTTGGACGAGCTGCAACCCATCGCCCAACGCCTCGGCTGCGCCGACGAGCTGAAGGACGTCCACCAGATCCTCCAGGGGGGTGCCAGCTACGAGCGTCAGCGCCGCGTCATGGCCGACGAGGGCTCGCTCGTCGCGGTGGTGGACTCCCTCGTCCGCGAGCTGGTCGAGGACCAGCCGGGAGCTCGGCGATGA
- a CDS encoding amidohydrolase, which yields MNRSSARQQFVDERLDKFLAAHEEELVAFRRQLHAHPELSWEEHETTALVNSRLSVAGLEPRALDTETGLVLDLGDPATGPTVALRADMDALPLDDEKDVPYRSTVPGACHACGHDVHTAILLGTTLALADLLPDLDPAGRLRLIFQPAEEAMPGGADHLSKTDLMDGVDVIYAVHCDPSLEVGKVGMRVGPITAAADRIIITLHGPGGHTARPHLTADLVHIAGRIICDLPAGFSKLSDLRDAPTLVFGAVQAGHAANVIPSTAVLKATLRSQGRATWDQAPAIIETLLASIVDPFGATYELDYVRGSPPTDNDEQATAVFADAARLALGPDSVVPTAQSVGNEDFSWFLDRAPGSYARLGVRPPDATRKLDLHASSFDVDEASIGLGVRLLTHTALRALAAYGDA from the coding sequence ATGAACAGGTCCTCCGCACGACAGCAGTTCGTCGACGAGCGCTTGGACAAGTTCCTCGCGGCCCACGAGGAGGAGCTGGTGGCGTTCCGCCGCCAGCTGCACGCCCATCCCGAGCTGTCCTGGGAGGAGCACGAGACCACCGCGCTCGTGAACTCGCGTCTGAGCGTCGCCGGGCTCGAGCCCCGGGCCCTCGACACCGAGACCGGCCTGGTGCTCGACCTCGGCGATCCCGCCACCGGGCCCACCGTGGCCCTCCGCGCCGACATGGACGCCCTGCCGCTCGACGACGAGAAGGACGTCCCCTACCGCAGCACGGTCCCGGGCGCCTGCCACGCGTGCGGGCACGACGTGCACACCGCCATCCTGCTCGGCACCACCCTGGCCCTCGCCGACCTCCTCCCGGACCTCGATCCGGCCGGGCGCCTCCGACTCATCTTCCAGCCGGCCGAAGAGGCCATGCCGGGCGGCGCCGACCACCTGTCGAAGACCGACCTCATGGACGGGGTCGACGTGATCTACGCCGTGCACTGCGACCCCTCCCTCGAGGTCGGCAAGGTGGGCATGCGGGTCGGCCCCATCACCGCCGCGGCCGACCGCATCATCATCACCCTGCACGGCCCGGGCGGTCACACGGCCCGGCCCCACCTCACCGCCGATCTCGTCCACATCGCGGGGCGCATCATCTGCGACCTGCCGGCCGGGTTCTCCAAGCTCTCGGACCTCCGCGACGCTCCCACCCTGGTGTTCGGCGCGGTGCAGGCGGGCCACGCCGCCAACGTGATCCCGTCGACCGCCGTGCTCAAGGCCACCCTGCGCTCCCAGGGTCGAGCCACGTGGGACCAGGCCCCGGCCATCATCGAGACCCTCCTGGCCTCGATCGTCGACCCCTTCGGCGCGACCTACGAGCTCGACTACGTGCGGGGATCGCCTCCGACCGACAACGACGAGCAGGCCACGGCGGTCTTCGCCGACGCCGCTCGCCTCGCCCTCGGTCCCGACAGCGTGGTGCCCACCGCCCAGAGCGTCGGCAACGAGGACTTCTCCTGGTTCCTCGACCGGGCCCCGGGCTCGTACGCCCGCCTGGGCGTCCGTCCGCCCGACGCAACGCGCAAGCTCGACCTGCACGCCAGCAGCTTCGACGTGGACGAGGCGTCCATCGGTCTGGGGGTGCGCCTCCTCACCCACACGGCCCTGCGGGCCCTCGCTGCGTACGGGGATGCCTGA
- the queA gene encoding tRNA preQ1(34) S-adenosylmethionine ribosyltransferase-isomerase QueA: MPDPETSIDAFDYDLPAEAIAQQPVEPRDAARLLVDGGPEAGPAHRHVRDLPELLGPGDLLVVNDSRVRPARLALRKPTGAAVEVLLLDPLDGAGATWEALVRPGRRVRPGQVLLTAAPGDDAPVELVEVGDALGGGRRRVRLLRPEAEVLSHGEVPLPPYLHEPLADPERYQTVYAQRPTSVAAPTAGLHLTPDLLARCEAAGAAVARVELGVGIGTFQPITVDDVADHVVHTERFVVPEGTWAACQEARRVVAVGTTTVRALESAATLGRLSGPTDLYLRRGHRFAVVGAMLTNFHVPRSSLLVLVDAFVGARWRALYAAALAEGYRFLSLGDAMFLPGPPLAGPTSGRAR, encoded by the coding sequence ATGCCTGACCCCGAGACGTCGATCGACGCGTTCGACTACGACCTGCCCGCCGAAGCCATCGCCCAGCAGCCTGTCGAGCCTCGGGACGCGGCGCGCCTGCTGGTCGATGGGGGCCCGGAGGCCGGGCCCGCGCATCGCCACGTCCGTGACCTCCCCGAGCTGCTCGGGCCCGGCGACCTGCTCGTGGTGAACGACTCGCGGGTCCGGCCCGCGCGACTGGCCCTTCGCAAGCCCACCGGGGCCGCGGTCGAGGTGCTGTTGTTGGACCCGCTCGACGGGGCCGGCGCCACCTGGGAGGCGCTCGTACGCCCCGGGCGCCGGGTCCGGCCCGGTCAGGTGCTGCTGACGGCCGCTCCCGGCGACGATGCCCCGGTCGAGCTCGTCGAAGTGGGGGACGCCCTCGGTGGCGGTCGCCGGCGCGTTCGGCTGCTGCGCCCCGAGGCGGAGGTCCTCTCCCATGGCGAGGTGCCGCTCCCGCCGTACCTGCACGAGCCGCTCGCCGACCCCGAGCGGTACCAGACCGTGTACGCCCAGCGCCCGACCTCCGTGGCCGCCCCCACCGCAGGCCTCCACCTCACCCCGGACCTCCTGGCCCGGTGCGAGGCCGCCGGCGCGGCGGTGGCGCGGGTCGAGCTCGGGGTGGGCATCGGCACCTTCCAGCCCATCACCGTCGACGACGTGGCCGACCACGTGGTCCACACCGAGCGCTTCGTGGTCCCCGAGGGAACCTGGGCGGCCTGCCAGGAGGCGCGCCGGGTGGTGGCGGTGGGGACCACGACCGTGCGCGCCCTCGAGAGCGCGGCGACCCTGGGCCGACTCTCGGGCCCCACCGACCTCTACCTCCGTCGCGGCCACCGGTTCGCGGTGGTCGGCGCGATGCTCACCAACTTCCACGTCCCGCGGTCGTCGCTCCTCGTGCTCGTGGACGCGTTCGTGGGGGCGCGGTGGCGGGCCCTCTACGCCGCCGCGCTCGCCGAGGGCTACCGGTTCCTGTCGCTGGGCGACGCCATGTTCCTGCCCGGGCCGCCCCTCGCAGGCCCGACGTCGGGACGGGCGCGGTGA
- the tgt gene encoding tRNA guanosine(34) transglycosylase Tgt — protein sequence MTLHLTVESTDGAARAGTITTSRGVIETPCFMPVGTRAAVRLLDSADLDALGASVLLANTYHLMLRPGADVVRDLGGLHRMMGWEGHVLTDSGGYQVFSLDPKVDDEGVTFRSTYDGSTHHLSPERAVEIQGDLAADIAMVLDVCPPWPASDRVLRLAVERTGAWAARARSAHAAAVASGRAPATQQQFGIVQGGVEEALRTESAARTLDVGFDGYGIGGFSVGEPRELMVPALAATTALLPDDQPRYLMGVGDPVGLVEAIALGVDLFDCVLPTRFARHGTVLTRGGRYNLKAAAHARDDRPLDPDCSCAVCARWSRGSLRHLMMVAEPTGARLVTRHNLAWTFALVASARAAIRAGTLDGLRSDIRAVWG from the coding sequence GTGACGCTGCACCTCACCGTCGAGTCCACCGACGGCGCCGCCCGTGCCGGGACGATCACCACCTCACGTGGGGTCATCGAGACGCCGTGCTTCATGCCCGTCGGGACGCGTGCGGCAGTGCGCCTGCTCGACAGTGCCGACCTCGATGCCCTGGGCGCCTCGGTCCTGCTGGCCAACACCTACCACCTCATGTTGCGCCCCGGCGCCGACGTCGTGCGCGACCTCGGCGGGCTCCACCGCATGATGGGCTGGGAGGGCCACGTCCTCACCGACTCGGGCGGCTACCAGGTGTTCTCCCTCGACCCGAAGGTGGACGACGAGGGGGTGACCTTCCGGTCGACCTACGACGGGAGCACCCACCACCTCTCACCCGAGCGGGCGGTGGAGATCCAGGGCGACCTCGCCGCCGACATCGCGATGGTGCTGGACGTGTGCCCCCCGTGGCCCGCGTCGGACCGGGTGCTGCGCCTGGCCGTGGAGCGGACCGGCGCCTGGGCGGCTCGCGCCCGATCGGCCCACGCGGCGGCCGTGGCCTCGGGTCGGGCGCCGGCGACCCAGCAGCAGTTCGGCATCGTCCAGGGCGGCGTGGAAGAGGCGCTGCGGACGGAGAGCGCGGCGCGGACGCTCGACGTGGGCTTCGACGGCTACGGCATCGGCGGCTTCTCGGTGGGAGAGCCGCGTGAGCTGATGGTCCCGGCGCTGGCGGCGACCACGGCGCTGCTGCCGGACGACCAGCCGCGGTACCTGATGGGCGTCGGGGACCCGGTGGGCCTCGTCGAGGCCATCGCCCTCGGCGTCGACCTCTTCGACTGCGTGCTGCCCACGCGCTTCGCCCGTCACGGGACGGTGCTCACCCGCGGCGGTCGCTACAACCTGAAGGCGGCGGCGCACGCACGCGACGACCGGCCGCTCGACCCCGACTGCTCCTGCGCCGTGTGCGCACGCTGGTCACGGGGCTCGCTGCGCCACCTGATGATGGTGGCCGAGCCCACCGGCGCCCGCCTGGTCACCCGCCACAACCTGGCCTGGACCTTCGCCCTGGTCGCCTCGGCCCGTGCGGCGATCCGGGCGGGCACCCTCGACGGCCTGCGATCCGACATCCGCGCGGTTTGGGGCTAG
- the yajC gene encoding preprotein translocase subunit YajC → MQIVLLIVMMGVFYFILIRPQQRKVKEHQALVAALEVGDDVVTSGGIYGQVTAIDGEVLKLEVADGVELLLAREAIAELVEYSSPDDDDDQD, encoded by the coding sequence ATGCAGATCGTGCTGCTCATCGTCATGATGGGCGTGTTCTACTTCATCCTGATCCGCCCCCAGCAGCGCAAGGTCAAGGAGCACCAGGCGCTCGTGGCCGCCCTCGAGGTGGGCGACGACGTGGTGACCTCCGGCGGCATCTACGGCCAGGTGACCGCCATCGACGGTGAGGTCCTGAAGCTCGAGGTCGCCGACGGCGTCGAGCTCCTCCTCGCCCGCGAGGCGATCGCGGAGCTGGTCGAGTACTCGTCGCCCGACGACGATGACGACCAGGACTAG